A region from the Arachis ipaensis cultivar K30076 chromosome B01, Araip1.1, whole genome shotgun sequence genome encodes:
- the LOC107625311 gene encoding transcription termination factor MTERF2, chloroplastic isoform X3 produces MLVESVRDLDQHSMWNSDSASLGFKEKLLHIASLKGDNGKLPYFESLGFTLSSSITLARYLSSQNLPSLMHKVASIKDLFFSHQADHLLINNIRRMMLHLSIPIDDDLQHTLSFFEKLEARRGGLNVLLSDKDTAFRHLIDSFPRLLSLSLDNHIVPIIDFLHNIGVPRVHITTIILSFPPILFWNIQLLKARLLALKQIHVVDKDYIKLLIRYPWVLSTSIQENYEEVHGFFLSEKVRKICIDSSIRGQPYLLGCSTGKLKSMLDQLADLGVKGNKLDRVIARSPQLLLQKPRDFLQVVLFFENMGLDREIVGRILSRCPEIFAASINKTLKKKIEFLSGVGVSEAYLPGVIRKYPELLVTDTDKTILHRLMYLMKLGLSEKEIGFMVRTFSPLFGYSIEEVLRPKIEFLVKSMERPVREVVDYPRYFSYSLEKKIKPRYFVLKGKHIECSLKDMLGKNDEEFAAEFMGVGLGGMLDPPLSSENVL; encoded by the exons ATGTTGGTGGAGAGTGTCAGAGATTTGGACCAACACTCCATGTGGAATTCTGATTCGGCCTCCTTGGGCTTCAAGGAAAAGCTTCTTCACATTGCCTCCCTCAAAGGTGACAATGGAAAACTCCCTTACTTTGAGAGTCTCGGCTTCACTCTTTCTTCATCTATCACTCTTGCTAGATATCTCTCCTCTCAGAACCTCCCATCCCTCATGCACAAGGTTGCATCCATCAAGGATCTCTTCTTTTCTCATCAAGCTGATCACCTCCTCATCAACAACATTCGTCGCATGATGCTCCACCTGTCCATTCCAATCGACGATGATCTACAGCATACTCTCTCCTTCTTTGAGAAGCTTGAAGCCAGGCGTGGAGGCTTAAATGTCTTGCTCTCTGACAAAGACACTGCCTTCCGCCATTTGATTGATTCCTTTCCTCGTTTACTTTCACTCTCACTTGATAACCACATCGTTCCTATCATCGATTTTCTCCACAATATTGGAGTCCCCAGAGTTCATATCACAACCATAATACTCTCTTTTCCGCCTATTCTGTTCTGGAATATTCAACTCCTTAAAGCTAGACTCCTCGCCTTGAAACAG ATTCATGTGGTGGATAAAGATTATATCAAGTTGTTGATCAGATATCCTTGGGTTCTATCTACAAGCATTCAAGAGAACTATGAGGAGGTTCATGGATTTTTTCTTTCTGAGAAG GTTAGAAAGATATGTATTGACTCTTCAATCAGAGGCCAACCATACCTGTTGGGTTGTTCAACTGGCAAGCTGAAGTCGATGCTGGATCAGTTGGCTGATCTTGGAGTTAAGGGAAATAAGTTAGATAGGGTTATTGCTAGAAGCCCGCAGCTACTATTGCAGAAGCCCAGAGATTTTCTACAG GTTGTTCTGTTCTTTGAAAATATGGGCTTGGATAGAGAAATTGTTGGGAGAATTCTTTCTCGCTGCCCAGAAATTTTCGCTGCCAGCATCAATAAAACTCTTAAGAAGAAGATTGAATTCCTTTCTGGGGTTGGCGTTTCGGAAGCATATCTTCCTGGGGTAATTAGAAAGTATCCGGAATTACTTGTAACGGACACTGATAAAACCATACTACATCG GCTGATGTACCTGATGAAGTTAGGACTTTCGGAGAAAGAGATTGGGTTTATGGTGCGCACGTTTTCTCCGCTCTTCGGGTACAGTATAGAGGAGGTTCTTAGGCCAAAAATAGAATTCTTAGTGAAGTCGATGGAGAGGCCGGTACGAGAAGTTGTTGATTACCCTCGGTATTTTAGCTATTCATTAGAAAAGAAGATAAAGCCAAGATACTTTGTACTCAAAGGAAAGCATATTGAATGTAGCTTAAAGGATATGCTGGGAAAAAATGATGAGGAATTCGCTGCAGAATTTATGGGTGTGGGTCTTGGAGGGATGCTTGACCCTCCTCTCTCTTCTGAGAATGTGTTGTAA
- the LOC107625311 gene encoding transcription termination factor MTERF6, chloroplastic/mitochondrial isoform X4: MENSLTLRVSASLFLHLSLLLDISPLRTSHPSCTRLHPSRISSFLIKLITSSSTTFVAYTLSFFEKLEARRGGLNVLLSDKDTAFRHLIDSFPRLLSLSLDNHIVPIIDFLHNIGVPRVHITTIILSFPPILFWNIQLLKARLLALKQIHVVDKDYIKLLIRYPWVLSTSIQENYEEVHGFFLSEKVRKICIDSSIRGQPYLLGCSTGKLKSMLDQLADLGVKGNKLDRVIARSPQLLLQKPRDFLQVVLFFENMGLDREIVGRILSRCPEIFAASINKTLKKKIEFLSGVGVSEAYLPGVIRKYPELLVTDTDKTILHRLMYLMKLGLSEKEIGFMVRTFSPLFGYSIEEVLRPKIEFLVKSMERPVREVVDYPRYFSYSLEKKIKPRYFVLKGKHIECSLKDMLGKNDEEFAAEFMGVGLGGMLDPPLSSENVL, translated from the exons ATGGAAAACTCCCTTACTTTGAGAGTCTCGGCTTCACTCTTTCTTCATCTATCACTCTTGCTAGATATCTCTCCTCTCAGAACCTCCCATCCCTCATGCACAAGGTTGCATCCATCAAGGATCTCTTCTTTTCTCATCAAGCTGATCACCTCCTCATCAACAACATTCGTCGCAT ATACTCTCTCCTTCTTTGAGAAGCTTGAAGCCAGGCGTGGAGGCTTAAATGTCTTGCTCTCTGACAAAGACACTGCCTTCCGCCATTTGATTGATTCCTTTCCTCGTTTACTTTCACTCTCACTTGATAACCACATCGTTCCTATCATCGATTTTCTCCACAATATTGGAGTCCCCAGAGTTCATATCACAACCATAATACTCTCTTTTCCGCCTATTCTGTTCTGGAATATTCAACTCCTTAAAGCTAGACTCCTCGCCTTGAAACAG ATTCATGTGGTGGATAAAGATTATATCAAGTTGTTGATCAGATATCCTTGGGTTCTATCTACAAGCATTCAAGAGAACTATGAGGAGGTTCATGGATTTTTTCTTTCTGAGAAG GTTAGAAAGATATGTATTGACTCTTCAATCAGAGGCCAACCATACCTGTTGGGTTGTTCAACTGGCAAGCTGAAGTCGATGCTGGATCAGTTGGCTGATCTTGGAGTTAAGGGAAATAAGTTAGATAGGGTTATTGCTAGAAGCCCGCAGCTACTATTGCAGAAGCCCAGAGATTTTCTACAG GTTGTTCTGTTCTTTGAAAATATGGGCTTGGATAGAGAAATTGTTGGGAGAATTCTTTCTCGCTGCCCAGAAATTTTCGCTGCCAGCATCAATAAAACTCTTAAGAAGAAGATTGAATTCCTTTCTGGGGTTGGCGTTTCGGAAGCATATCTTCCTGGGGTAATTAGAAAGTATCCGGAATTACTTGTAACGGACACTGATAAAACCATACTACATCG GCTGATGTACCTGATGAAGTTAGGACTTTCGGAGAAAGAGATTGGGTTTATGGTGCGCACGTTTTCTCCGCTCTTCGGGTACAGTATAGAGGAGGTTCTTAGGCCAAAAATAGAATTCTTAGTGAAGTCGATGGAGAGGCCGGTACGAGAAGTTGTTGATTACCCTCGGTATTTTAGCTATTCATTAGAAAAGAAGATAAAGCCAAGATACTTTGTACTCAAAGGAAAGCATATTGAATGTAGCTTAAAGGATATGCTGGGAAAAAATGATGAGGAATTCGCTGCAGAATTTATGGGTGTGGGTCTTGGAGGGATGCTTGACCCTCCTCTCTCTTCTGAGAATGTGTTGTAA
- the LOC107625311 gene encoding transcription termination factor MTERF9, chloroplastic isoform X1 — protein sequence MLSQLWPPHIHTASFLLPELHLPHHFLLLSSNACRRTPTFHFRLERRRRPGSRRGSSICCCCGSASEWELKEAGIAVSTFLQGLGVSEEESLSIASKSPSYSNMLVESVRDLDQHSMWNSDSASLGFKEKLLHIASLKGDNGKLPYFESLGFTLSSSITLARYLSSQNLPSLMHKVASIKDLFFSHQADHLLINNIRRMMLHLSIPIDDDLQHTLSFFEKLEARRGGLNVLLSDKDTAFRHLIDSFPRLLSLSLDNHIVPIIDFLHNIGVPRVHITTIILSFPPILFWNIQLLKARLLALKQIHVVDKDYIKLLIRYPWVLSTSIQENYEEVHGFFLSEKVRKICIDSSIRGQPYLLGCSTGKLKSMLDQLADLGVKGNKLDRVIARSPQLLLQKPRDFLQVVLFFENMGLDREIVGRILSRCPEIFAASINKTLKKKIEFLSGVGVSEAYLPGVIRKYPELLVTDTDKTILHRLMYLMKLGLSEKEIGFMVRTFSPLFGYSIEEVLRPKIEFLVKSMERPVREVVDYPRYFSYSLEKKIKPRYFVLKGKHIECSLKDMLGKNDEEFAAEFMGVGLGGMLDPPLSSENVL from the exons ATGTTGTCTCAGTTGTGGCCTCCCCATATTCACACAGCCTCCTTTCTCTTGCCTGAGCTTCACCTGCCTCATCATTTTCTTCTGCTGTCGAGCAATGCATGTAGACGTACACCTACTTTTCACTTTCGATTAGAAAGGAGAAGACGACCAGGGTCAAGACGAGGCAGCAGcatttgttgttgttgtggttctGCCTCTGAGTGGGAACTTAAGGAAGCAGGTATAGCCGTGTCAACTTTCCTTCAAGGATTAGGGGTGTCAGAGGAGGAGTCCTTATCCATCGCATCCAAGTCACCCTCTTACTCCAACATGTTGGTGGAGAGTGTCAGAGATTTGGACCAACACTCCATGTGGAATTCTGATTCGGCCTCCTTGGGCTTCAAGGAAAAGCTTCTTCACATTGCCTCCCTCAAAGGTGACAATGGAAAACTCCCTTACTTTGAGAGTCTCGGCTTCACTCTTTCTTCATCTATCACTCTTGCTAGATATCTCTCCTCTCAGAACCTCCCATCCCTCATGCACAAGGTTGCATCCATCAAGGATCTCTTCTTTTCTCATCAAGCTGATCACCTCCTCATCAACAACATTCGTCGCATGATGCTCCACCTGTCCATTCCAATCGACGATGATCTACAGCATACTCTCTCCTTCTTTGAGAAGCTTGAAGCCAGGCGTGGAGGCTTAAATGTCTTGCTCTCTGACAAAGACACTGCCTTCCGCCATTTGATTGATTCCTTTCCTCGTTTACTTTCACTCTCACTTGATAACCACATCGTTCCTATCATCGATTTTCTCCACAATATTGGAGTCCCCAGAGTTCATATCACAACCATAATACTCTCTTTTCCGCCTATTCTGTTCTGGAATATTCAACTCCTTAAAGCTAGACTCCTCGCCTTGAAACAG ATTCATGTGGTGGATAAAGATTATATCAAGTTGTTGATCAGATATCCTTGGGTTCTATCTACAAGCATTCAAGAGAACTATGAGGAGGTTCATGGATTTTTTCTTTCTGAGAAG GTTAGAAAGATATGTATTGACTCTTCAATCAGAGGCCAACCATACCTGTTGGGTTGTTCAACTGGCAAGCTGAAGTCGATGCTGGATCAGTTGGCTGATCTTGGAGTTAAGGGAAATAAGTTAGATAGGGTTATTGCTAGAAGCCCGCAGCTACTATTGCAGAAGCCCAGAGATTTTCTACAG GTTGTTCTGTTCTTTGAAAATATGGGCTTGGATAGAGAAATTGTTGGGAGAATTCTTTCTCGCTGCCCAGAAATTTTCGCTGCCAGCATCAATAAAACTCTTAAGAAGAAGATTGAATTCCTTTCTGGGGTTGGCGTTTCGGAAGCATATCTTCCTGGGGTAATTAGAAAGTATCCGGAATTACTTGTAACGGACACTGATAAAACCATACTACATCG GCTGATGTACCTGATGAAGTTAGGACTTTCGGAGAAAGAGATTGGGTTTATGGTGCGCACGTTTTCTCCGCTCTTCGGGTACAGTATAGAGGAGGTTCTTAGGCCAAAAATAGAATTCTTAGTGAAGTCGATGGAGAGGCCGGTACGAGAAGTTGTTGATTACCCTCGGTATTTTAGCTATTCATTAGAAAAGAAGATAAAGCCAAGATACTTTGTACTCAAAGGAAAGCATATTGAATGTAGCTTAAAGGATATGCTGGGAAAAAATGATGAGGAATTCGCTGCAGAATTTATGGGTGTGGGTCTTGGAGGGATGCTTGACCCTCCTCTCTCTTCTGAGAATGTGTTGTAA
- the LOC107625311 gene encoding transcription termination factor MTERF9, chloroplastic isoform X2 — MLSQLWPPHIHTASFLLPELHLPHHFLLLSSNACRRTPTFHFRLERRRRPGSRRGSSICCCCGSASEWELKEAGIAVSTFLQGLGVSEEESLSIASKSPSYSNMLVESVRDLDQHSMWNSDSASLGFKEKLLHIASLKGDNGKLPYFESLGFTLSSSITLARYLSSQNLPSLMHKVASIKDLFFSHQADHLLINNIRRMMLHLSIPIDDDLQHTLSFFEKLEARRGGLNVLLSDKDTAFRHLIDSFPRLLSLSLDNHIVPIIDFLHNIGVPRVHITTIILSFPPILFWNIQLLKARLLALKQIHVVDKDYIKLLIRYPWVLSTSIQENYEEVHGFFLSEKVRKICIDSSIRGQPYLLGCSTGKLKSMLDQLADLGVKGNKLDRVIARSPQLLLQKPRDFLQVVLFFENMGLDREIVGRILSRCPEIFAASINKTLKKKIEFLSGVGVSEAYLPGVIRKYPELLVTDTDKTILHRLMYLMKLGLSEKEIGFMVRTFSPLFGYSIEEVLRPKIEFLVKSMERPVREVVDYPRYFSYSLEKKIKPRYFVLKGKHIECSLKDMLGKNDEEFAAEFMGVGLGGMLDPPLSSENVL; from the exons ATGTTGTCTCAGTTGTGGCCTCCCCATATTCACACAGCCTCCTTTCTCTTGCCTGAGCTTCACCTGCCTCATCATTTTCTTCTGCTGTCGAGCAATGCATGTAGACGTACACCTACTTTTCACTTTCGATTAGAAAGGAGAAGACGACCAGGGTCAAGACGAGGCAGCAGcatttgttgttgttgtggttctGCCTCTGAGTGGGAACTTAAGGAAGCAGGTATAGCCGTGTCAACTTTCCTTCAAGGATTAGGGGTGTCAGAGGAGGAGTCCTTATCCATCGCATCCAAGTCACCCTCTTACTCCAACATGTTGGTGGAGAGTGTCAGAGATTTGGACCAACACTCCATGTGGAATTCTGATTCGGCCTCCTTGGGCTTCAAGGAAAAGCTTCTTCACATTGCCTCCCTCAAAGGTGACAATGGAAAACTCCCTTACTTTGAGAGTCTCGGCTTCACTCTTTCTTCATCTATCACTCTTGCTAGATATCTCTCCTCTCAGAACCTCCCATCCCTCATGCACAAGGTTGCATCCATCAAGGATCTCTTCTTTTCTCATCAAGCTGATCACCTCCTCATCAACAACATTCGTCGCATGATGCTCCACCTGTCCATTCCAATCGACGATGATCTACAGCATACTCTCTCCTTCTTTGAGAAGCTTGAAGCCAGGCGTGGAGGCTTAAATGTCTTGCTCTCTGACAAAGACACTGCCTTCCGCCATTTGATTGATTCCTTTCCTCGTTTACTTTCACTCTCACTTGATAACCACATCGTTCCTATCATCGATTTTCTCCACAATATTGGAGTCCCCAGAGTTCATATCACAACCATAATACTCTCTTTTCCGCCTATTCTGTTCTGGAATATTCAACTCCTTAAAGCTAGACTCCTCGCCTTGAAACAG ATTCATGTGGTGGATAAAGATTATATCAAGTTGTTGATCAGATATCCTTGGGTTCTATCTACAAGCATTCAAGAGAACTATGAGGAGGTTCATGGATTTTTTCTTTCTGAGAAG GTTAGAAAGATATGTATTGACTCTTCAATCAGAGGCCAACCATACCTGTTGGGTTGTTCAACTGGCAAGCTGAAGTCGATGCTGGATCAGTTGGCTGATCTTGGAGTTAAGGGAAATAAGTTAGATAGGGTTATTGCTAGAAGCCCGCAGCTACTATTGCAGAAGCCCAGAGATTTTCTACAG GTTGTTCTGTTCTTTGAAAATATGGGCTTGGATAGAGAAATTGTTGGGAGAATTCTTTCTCGCTGCCCAGAAATTTTCGCTGCCAGCATCAATAAAACTCTTAAGAAGAAGATTGAATTCCTTTCTGGGGTTGGCGTTTCGGAAGCATATCTTCCTGGGGTAATTAGAAAGTATCCGGAATTACTTGTAACGGACACTGATAAAACCATACTACATCG GCTGATGTACCTGATGAAGTTAGGACTTTCGGAGAAAGAGATTGGGTTTATGGTGCGCACGTTTTCTCCGCTCTTCGGGTACAGTATAGAGGAGGTTCTTAGGCCAAAAATAGAATTCTTAGTGAAGTCGATGGAGAGGCCGGTACGAGAAGTTGTTGATTACCCTCGGTATTTTAGCTATTCATTAGAAAAGAAGATAAAGCCAAGATACTTTGTACTCAAAGGAAAGCATATTGAATGTAGCTTAAAGGATATGCTGGGAAAAAATGATGAGGAATTCGCTGCAGAATTTATGGGTGTGGGTCTTGGAGGGATGCTTGACCCTCCTCTCTCTTCTGAGAATGTGTTG TAA